The DNA region gacaacccccccccccccactcccggGGTGCTGCGGGAGAGGAGCTGAGGTCAGGAGCCGTCTGCTTGGGAAGCGGATAATCCGCAGGGAATCAGCTGCTGGAAGTGTATTAAAATCCACCATGAAGCACCCAGCTGGTGACCCCCCCCAGTGGGAATTAAACTGCACCTCTGCCCCCACCCAAAGCTGGGGAGCCCACCCGTGTCCCCTGGCCTCAcgtcccccagccccatgtcccccagccctATGTCCCTTGACCCCGTGTGAAGGTCCCCAGGGAAATGAGACACAGGACCCCTGGATGGCAGCAGTTCTCTGTGCCAGAACTTTATTTGCACggcagggagggctggcaggaggcagaagccgggacgccgtggggcagggtgggggaagCGGTCCCCAAGCGCCGGTTACCGAGCTACAGCCGGCCCCGGAGCGACCACAGCAGCGTCTCCAGCTGCTCGCCCAGGGCCAGGTCGTCCCCATCGTTGGTGATCACCCAGTCGAAGGCCACTCCCTGGTCCAGGCCGCACTCGGACTCGGTGTCGTCCACCCCTGGGAGGAGCAGAGCCGGTGAGGCCCCCGTGGTGGGTCAGGATCCGTCCATCTATGCATCCCACTGCAGCCTCACCCCCCGGAGCTGGGGAGCTTTATCTAAAACCTCTGGGTCCTGCAGCCAGGGCACGGTGGCAGAGGCGAGGGAGCCTTGCCCACAGGGCAGCCATGGAGCCAGTGCAGCCCGGGTTTGGCGCCGTGCTCGGGGAAGCAGTGCTCGCTCACTCGCTCACCAGCGACGAAGACCcagttcctcctcttcctcgtcTCCTCGGTGGCCGCCACCCGCACGGTCTGCACCACGTCGCCGTAGACGTCCCGGAACCACTCCACATCTGAGACGCGCCGCGCGTCGCTCACCACCTGCATAGGGGCTCCATCAGCACCCGCCCCGCACCCGCCCTgagcccaccacacccaccGCGCCGCTCACCCACACCGGCTGCGCCGCCCCCTCCACCGCCGCCCTGCAGAAGAAGCCGGGGTCAGCGCGGCGCTTCTCCTCGCCCCAGCGGATCATGTCCTGCCGGTACGTCTCTTTGTAGGCGCTGGCGTCCAGAAGCCGCTGGAAGTCCAGGCCGTGCtcctgcagggagaggggtCAGCAGGCACCGCATGTGCCATGGGGCACAGTGCGGCAAGGCACGGCTCAGCACAGCACGACGGCGCGGCGCGGCACAGTTCGGCACAGCGCAGCATGGCATGCAGTGCAGCGTGGCACAGTGTGGTGTAGGGTGGCATGGCAtagcacagcatggcacggcacagcacagcGTGGCACGGCGCAGCACGATGCAGCGTGGCGCAGTTCGGCATGGTGTGGCACAGCACGGCGGGGCGCGATgtggcacagcacggcacgggatggcacagcatggcacacGGCGTGGCAGCACGGCTCGGCGcggggcggcagggccgggggtaCCTTGGCGTACTGCTCCTTGAGGGGCCCGGAGAGGCGCAGGACGGTGCACACGGCGGGGCCCAGCCTGCGGGAGAGGGGTCAGAgccaccggcaccggcaccggcaccggccgGCTCCACCCGGACAGGTCCCGGCCTCTGCGCCCCCGGTGCCGGCCACGCCCCCCGGCATCGGCCACACCCCCCGGTACAGGCTCCGCCCCCCGTGCCGGCCACGCCCCCCGGTAACGGCCCGCGCCCCCTGGTGCCGGCCACGCCCCCCGGTACCGACCCCGACCCCTGGttccggccccgcccccggtaCCGGCTCCGCAGCTCCTCGGCCACGAAGTCCTTCCCCGACTTCCTTTTCCcgctcagcagcagcaccacgCGCGGCGCCGCCATTCGCCCGCCCGGCCACGCCCTCGGCCACGCCCACCGCGCGGGTGGGGAGCCCGGCCCGCTCTGGCCCCGCCCTTCACTCCGCGGAcgcccccactcccccccccccgcccgagTGGTacggcccgggggggcggggcgcggcgccgcTGACTCCGCCCCTCTGGCGGGGCGCCCGCCTCACGGCGCCCCCTGCAGGGCGGGGCCGGCACAGCGCCGCGCCCCTCGGGGAGGGGGGTCGGAgggggcaccccaaaacctctgACCCTCAGCACCCCTTGTTCCCCCCGTCCCCCTTCTGCCTGCACCCTCTCTTCTCGCCAGCACCCCCCTTTCTCCCAGCGCCCCCTGTTCCCCCCAGCGCCCCTCTCCTCCAGcactccctcttcccccccggTCCCTCTTTCTGCCCGCACCCCattcccccagcacccccgttctcccccagcccccccttccccccagtACCCCATTTTGCTCCAGCACCCCGttctcccccagcaccccgcttCTGCCTGCACACCgttccccccagcaccccccgttctcccccagccccccctgTTCCCCTCCACACCCCCTtccaccccccgcacccccttTTCCCCCACAGGAGCCCAGCTTTCCCAGCAGTGACTTTATTGCATGGCGGCAGTGCAGCATCACGCAGTGCAGCATCACACAGTGCATCGGGCCCGGGACCTGGCACTGCCCGGCCCCATGGTGTTGTGCTggcggcccccagccccccagaaACAGCCCGTGGGGACTCCC from Pelecanus crispus isolate bPelCri1 chromosome 22, bPelCri1.pri, whole genome shotgun sequence includes:
- the PMVK gene encoding phosphomevalonate kinase isoform X1 — translated: MAAPRVVLLLSGKRKSGKDFVAEELRSRLGPAVCTVLRLSGPLKEQYAKEHGLDFQRLLDASAYKETYRQDMIRWGEEKRRADPGFFCRAAVEGAAQPVWVVSDARRVSDVEWFRDVYGDVVQTVRVAATEETRKRRNWVFVAGVDDTESECGLDQGVAFDWVITNDGDDLALGEQLETLLWSLRGRL
- the PMVK gene encoding phosphomevalonate kinase isoform X2; translated protein: MAAPRVVLLLSGKRKSGKDFVAEELRSRLGPAVCTVLRLSGPLKEQYAKRLLDASAYKETYRQDMIRWGEEKRRADPGFFCRAAVEGAAQPVWVVSDARRVSDVEWFRDVYGDVVQTVRVAATEETRKRRNWVFVAGVDDTESECGLDQGVAFDWVITNDGDDLALGEQLETLLWSLRGRL